The genomic interval TGGTAGAAGCAGAGCATCGCCACCGGTCCGACGACCCCCGCCGCGACCGCGTACCAGAGCCGGGGCCCCGCCTCGCTCCAGCCGCCCGTGGCGGTGACGATCACGCCCAGTACCGCGGCCGTGATGACCTGCGAGACCACGACCACGGTGAGCGCGGGCGTACGCCGGGTCAGCAGGCCGCCCCCGAAGTCGGCCAGCCCCCACAGGAGGCTGGTGGCCAGGGCGAACAACGCGGTCATGGGGGCCTCGCAGTACAGTGCGGCGGACGGGTGGGTACACCGCACCGTAGTGCAGGATGCTGAACTATGTCATACAGAATATTGGACGGAATGTGACTGACCTCGATCAGCTGACCCAGTCCCTCGCGCGCAATCTCAAGCGGTGGCGCGGTGAACGGGGCTTCACCCTGGACCAGTTGGCGGCCCGTGCCGGAGTCAGCCGCGGCATGATCATCCAGATCGAGCAGGCCCGCACCAATCCCAGCGTCGGCACCACGGTCAAGCTCGCCGACGCGCTCGGCGTCAGCATCACCACCCTGCTCGACTACGAACAGGGCTCCCCGGTCCGTCTCGTCCCCCCGGACCAGACCGTCCGCCTCTGGTCCACCGACGCGGGCAGCTCGACCACGCTCCTGGTCGGCACGGACGCCCGGGGCCCGTTCGAACTCTGTGCCTGGCGGCTGATGCCCGGGGAGGGCAGCCGCTCCGACCCGCACCCCGAGGGCACGGTCGAACTCCTCCACGTCACCGCCGGAACGCTCACGCTCGTCGTCGCGGACACCCCCTACGAGATGGGCGCCGGCACCTCCGCCACCTTCGAGGCGCACCACCCCCACGGCTACCGCAACGACGGCACCGAACCGGTCGAACTCACCATGGCCGTAAGCGTTCCGCCCGTTGGATGAGACGCCGCACGCCCCCGCGTACGGCGCTGTTAGCGTGACGCGCATGCGCGCACCCATCGGCTCCTTCGAGAACGCCAGCCCCGCCGTCGACCGTCAGGACCTGCTCACCGCACCGGTGGCCGAGGCGGTGCGCACGGGCTGGGGCGGCATCGCCCCCGACCAGGTCCTGCACGTCGACACCGACCCGGAGATCGCGGACACCGCGGCCTTCGTCGCCCACCACGGGGCGGACCTGCTGGACCACTCGGCGAACTGCGTCGTCCTGTCCGGCAAGCGCGGCGCCGACGTCACCCTCGCCGCCTGCCTGGTCCTCTCGCACTCCCGCGTCGATGTGAACGGCGTCGCCCGCAAGCACCTCGGCCTGCGCAAGGCGCGCTTCGCCTCGATGGACACGGCGGTCGGAGAGACCGGCATGGAGTACGGCGGCATCACGCCGATCGGGCTCCCCGCCGCCTGGCCGCTGCTGATCGACTCCGCCGTCGTGGACGAGGAGTGGGTCCTCATCGGCAGCGGCTCGCGCCGGGGCAAGCTGATCGTGACCGGCAAGGCGCTGGGCGCCCTGCCGGGCGCGGTGATCCTCGACGGCCTGGGCGTGCGCGCCCCGGAAGCGTCCTAGCCCAGCTTCGGGATCTCGATGGCGGGGCAGCGGTCCATGACCATGTCCAGGCCGGCCGCCCGGGTGCGTTCGTACGCCTGCTCGTCCACCACGCCGAGCTGGAACCAGACGGCCCGGGCGCCCTTGGCGACCGCCTCGTCGGCGACCGCGCCCGCCAGCTCGCTGTTGACGAAGACGTCGACCACGTCCACCGGGAACGGGATGTCCGCCAGCGAGGCGTACCCCTCCTCGCCGTGCACCCGCTCCGCCTTCGGGTGCACCGGGACCACGCGCTTGCCGAAGCGCTGAAGCACCTCGGCGACCCCGTAGGCCGCGCGCGAGCTGTTGTTGGACAGGCCGACGACCGCCCAGGTGTCGCCGGTGTCTTCCAGGATCCTGCGGATCGTCTCCGTGTCTGCGTACATGCACCGCACAACCGGCGGCCCGCCCCGGTCATTCCCGCAGGTGCGCATAGGGTGGCGGGATGCAGGAGGAGTACCGGACCGTCGCCCGCGCGGGCGTGCACGAGAGCGAGATCAACCGGTCACGCTTCATCTGCGCGCTCGCTCCCGCGGCCACCGAGGAGGAGGCGCAGGAGTTCATCGCCCGCGTCCGCAGGGAGCACCCGACCGCCACGCACAACTGCTACGCGTACGTGATCGGCGCGGACTCCTCCGTACAGAAGGCGAGCGACGACGGCGAGCCCGGCGGCACCGCCGGAGTCCCCATGCTCCAGATGCTCACCCGCCGCGAGGTCTGCTACGCCGTCGCCGTCGTCACCCGCTACTACGGCGGCGTGAAGCTCGGCGCCGGCGGGCTGATCAGGGCGTACGGGGGAGTGGTCGGGGAAGCCCTCGACGCCCTCGGCACCCGCACCCGCCGCCGCTTCCGGCTCGCCGCGGTCACCGTCGGCCACCAGCGGGCCGGCCGGCTGGAGAACGAACTGCGCGCCACCGGACGGACCGTGCGCGAGGTCCGGTACGGGGCCGACGTGACCATCGAGATCGCGCTGCCGGACGCCGACGTCGAGGCGTTCCGCCGCTGGCTGGCCGACGCGACGGCGGGCGAGGCGCGGGTGGAGCTGGGCGGCGAGGCGTACGACGACGCGTGACGCGGCCGGGTGCCGGGGGCGGAGAGTCTGGCCGCGCGTCGCTGCCGGGCGGGACTTCCCGGTTGCGGCCGTGGCTCCCCGGCGGGATGGGAGACTGTGGGGCGTGAGGGCACAGGGGCGGAGGAAGCGCATGCGGACCGGAGCCGGGTCTTGAGGATTCTGCACACATCGGACTGGCACCTCGGCCGGTCCTTCCACCGGGTCCCCCTGCTCGACGCCCAGGCCGCCTACCTCGACCACCTGGTCGCCACCGTCGCCGAGCGCGAGGTCGACGTCGTCGTGGTGGCGGGTGACGTGTACGACAGGGCGGTACCGCCGCTCAGCGCCGTCAAACTCTTCGACGACGCCCTGCACCGGCTCGCCGCCGCCGGGGTGCCCACGGTGATGATCTCCGGCAACCACGACTCCGCCCGCCGCCTCGGCGTCGGCGCCGGGCTCATCGGCCGGGCCGGCATCCACCTGCGCACCGACCCCGCGCACTGCGCGACGCCCGTCGTCATCCCCGACGCACACGGCGACGTGGCGTTCTACGGGCTGCCCTACCTGGAACCGGCCCTGGTCAAGGACGTCTTCAAGGCCGAGCGCGCCGGGCACGAGGCCGTGCTCACCGCCGCCATGGACCGCGTCCGCGCCGACCTCGCCCAACGGCCCGACGCCACCCGGTCCGTCGTCCTCGCCCACGCCTTCGTCGCCGGCGGCGAGCCCAGCGACAGCGAGCGCGACATCACCGTCGGCGGCGTCGCCGCGGTCCCGGCCGCGGTCTTCGACGGCGTCGACTACGTGGCGCTCGGCCACCTCCACGGCTGCCAGGCCGTCACCGACCGCGTCCGGTACTCCGGCTCCCCGCTCGCCTACTCGTTCTCCGAGGCCACCCACCGCAAGACCATGTGGCTCATCGACCTGGACGCCTCCGGGGCGGTCACCGGTGAACGGATCGACTGCCCGGTGCCCCGCCGCCTCGCCCGGCTGCACGGCCGGCTGGACGACCTCCTCGACGACCCCGCGCTCGACCGCCACGAGGACGCCTGGGTGGAGGCCACCCTCACCGACCCGGTCCGCCCCGCCGACCCCATGGCCCGCCTCACCGAGCGCTTCCCGCACACCCTCGCCCTCGTCTTCGAACCGGACCGGGCACCCGACGACCCGGAACTCTCGTACGCCCGCCGGCTGCGCGGCCGCGACGACCAGACCATCGCGGAGGACTTCGTGGCCCATGTGCGCGGCGGCACGGGGACCGACGAGCGGGAGCGGGCGGTGCTGCGGGGCGCCTTCGACCACGTCCGGGTGGACGACGGCCTGCGCGAGGTGAACCGGTGAGGCTCCACACCCTCCGCGTCACCGCCTTCGGCCCCTTCGGCGCCACCCAGGAGATCGACTTCGACGCGCTCTCCGCCGCCGGCCTCTTCCTGCTCCACGGACCGACCGGAGCCGGGAAGACCTCCGTCCTGGACGCCGTCTGCTACGCCCTCTACGGAGCCGTGCCCGGCGCCCGGCAGAGCCCCGGCACCTCGCTGCGCAGCGACCACGCCCCGGCGGACCTGCCGACCGAGGTCCTGCTCGACCTCACCGTCGGCGGGCGCCGCCTGGAGATCACCCGCCGCCCGGCCCAGCCCCGCCCGAAGAAGCGGGGCGGCGGCCACACCACGGAGAAGGCGCAGAGCTGGCTCCGCGAGTACGACCCCGAGGACGGCTGGCGGGCGCTCAGCCGGTCGCACCAGGAGATCGGCGAGGAGATCACCCAGCTCGTCGGCATGAGCCGCGAGCAGTTCTGCCAGGTGGTCCTG from Streptomyces drozdowiczii carries:
- a CDS encoding helix-turn-helix domain-containing protein, producing the protein MTDLDQLTQSLARNLKRWRGERGFTLDQLAARAGVSRGMIIQIEQARTNPSVGTTVKLADALGVSITTLLDYEQGSPVRLVPPDQTVRLWSTDAGSSTTLLVGTDARGPFELCAWRLMPGEGSRSDPHPEGTVELLHVTAGTLTLVVADTPYEMGAGTSATFEAHHPHGYRNDGTEPVELTMAVSVPPVG
- a CDS encoding YbaK/EbsC family protein: MRAPIGSFENASPAVDRQDLLTAPVAEAVRTGWGGIAPDQVLHVDTDPEIADTAAFVAHHGADLLDHSANCVVLSGKRGADVTLAACLVLSHSRVDVNGVARKHLGLRKARFASMDTAVGETGMEYGGITPIGLPAAWPLLIDSAVVDEEWVLIGSGSRRGKLIVTGKALGALPGAVILDGLGVRAPEAS
- a CDS encoding CoA-binding protein, encoding MYADTETIRRILEDTGDTWAVVGLSNNSSRAAYGVAEVLQRFGKRVVPVHPKAERVHGEEGYASLADIPFPVDVVDVFVNSELAGAVADEAVAKGARAVWFQLGVVDEQAYERTRAAGLDMVMDRCPAIEIPKLG
- a CDS encoding YigZ family protein, producing MQEEYRTVARAGVHESEINRSRFICALAPAATEEEAQEFIARVRREHPTATHNCYAYVIGADSSVQKASDDGEPGGTAGVPMLQMLTRREVCYAVAVVTRYYGGVKLGAGGLIRAYGGVVGEALDALGTRTRRRFRLAAVTVGHQRAGRLENELRATGRTVREVRYGADVTIEIALPDADVEAFRRWLADATAGEARVELGGEAYDDA
- a CDS encoding exonuclease SbcCD subunit D, producing MRILHTSDWHLGRSFHRVPLLDAQAAYLDHLVATVAEREVDVVVVAGDVYDRAVPPLSAVKLFDDALHRLAAAGVPTVMISGNHDSARRLGVGAGLIGRAGIHLRTDPAHCATPVVIPDAHGDVAFYGLPYLEPALVKDVFKAERAGHEAVLTAAMDRVRADLAQRPDATRSVVLAHAFVAGGEPSDSERDITVGGVAAVPAAVFDGVDYVALGHLHGCQAVTDRVRYSGSPLAYSFSEATHRKTMWLIDLDASGAVTGERIDCPVPRRLARLHGRLDDLLDDPALDRHEDAWVEATLTDPVRPADPMARLTERFPHTLALVFEPDRAPDDPELSYARRLRGRDDQTIAEDFVAHVRGGTGTDERERAVLRGAFDHVRVDDGLREVNR